The Streptomyces sp. NBC_00510 genomic interval GACCTCCTCGGACACGACGACCAGTGCGCCGCCGCCGTCGGTGGTCACGCAGCAGTCCAGCCGGCGCAACGGGTCCGAGATCATCGGGGAGTTGACCACCTCCTCGATCGTGACCGGCTTGCGCAGCAGCGCATGCGGGTTGTGCTGCGCGTGGTGCGCGGCCGCCACCTTGATCTCCGCGAGCTGTTCGGAGGTGGTGCCGTATTCGTGCATGTGCCGGCGTGCCGCCAGGGCGTATCCGGCAGGCACGGTGATGCCGTACCCCGCCTCATAGGGGTGCTCGGGACCACGGGCACCGCCGGTGGTGCCGCCACCGCCCAGCGGGAGTCCGGCCATGGCGACCAGGGCCACATGGCACTTGCCGCTCGCCACGGCGGCTGCGGCGTGTCCGACGTGCATGGGGTAGGAGGCGCCGCCGGCCTCCGTGACGTCCACATAGGACAGGTCCGTCAGTCCGAGGTGGTCGGCCATCGCGATCGAGCCGAGCCCGGGGACCTCCGAACAGAAGAAGCCGTCGACGTCCGCCAGACCGAGCCCGGCGTCGCCGAGCGCGCCGTAGGCGACCTCCGCGATCACCTGTGGCACGGTCCGGTCGGGGATCTTGCGCAAGGGATGCTCGAAGGCACCGGCTATGCGTACGGACACCTGCCTGGTCATGCGGTTTGGCCCCCTCGCAGATCGACGGTGTGGGTCGCCTCGGTGGCTGCGGCGACGTGGTCCGGGGTGATGCCGGGGGCGCACTCGCGCAGCGTCAGGACGCCGTCGACGAACTCGAACACGGCCAGGTCGGTGTAGACGCGGTCGACCACGCCCGGTCCGGTGAGCGGGAAGCTGCACCGCTTGCGTAGCTTGGGTTCTCCGTGCTTGTCGAGATGGGTCATCATCACCCAGACGCGACGGGCGCCGGCCACCAGGTCCATCGCGCCGCCCACCCCGGGGCTGCCGCCGGGGACCAGCCAGTTCGCCAGGTCGCCGTTCTCACCGACCTGCAGCGCACCGAGAACGCACAGGTCCAACCGGCCGCCTCTGGCGATGGCGAAGGACAGCGACGAGTCGAAGGAGGCCGCACCCTCGAGCAGTGTGACGGGGTTCTTGCCCGCGTCGGTGACATCGGGGTCCGGCGTGCCCTGCGGCGCCGGGCCGACGCCCAGCAGTCCGTGCTCGCTGTGGTAGACGATCTCCCTTCCGGGCGTGGTCTGTTCCGGCAGGAGCAGCGGCGCACCGATGCCCACGTTCACGCACCAGCCGTCCACCAGGTCGTCGGCCACGCGGCGGGCCAGTTCCGCCCTGGTCAGGCCCTGCTGTGTGGTGGTCATCGCACCGGCTCCCCTGTGGTTTCCACGACGTGGTCCACGAAGGGACCCGGCAGGTGGATGTCGTCGGGCGGCAGGGATCCGCCGCGTTCGACGTGGTCGGCCTGCACGATCGTGGTGCGGGCGGCCATCGCGGCCAGCGGGTTGAAGTTGCGGGCACCGAGCCGGAACCGGAGGTTGCCGTACCGGTCCGCCACGTGCGCCTTCACCAGGGCGAAATCCGGGCGCAACGGCGCCTCGAGCACGTAGGTACGGCCGTCGATCACCCGGCTCTCCTTCTCCGTCAGCGTCTCCTGCGCCACGCCCCCTTCGCCGTAACGGACCACGAAACCGCCGTCGGCGAGCATCGTCCCGGCCGCGGTCGGGGTGTAGAACCCGCCGAGGCCCGAACCTCCGGCACGCAGCCGCTCGGCGAGGGTGCCCTGCGGCACGAGTTCGATCTCGACGTCGCCGGCGAAGTACCGCCGGAAGAAGTCGGGGTTGACCGGGAAGGAGCAGGAGAGCCTGCGGACCCGGTTCTCCTTGAGCAGCCTGCCGATCCCGCGCTCGCCGGGCAGTCCCCGGCCGCCGTTGTTGGCGATGACGTGCAACTCGCGCACATCGCGGTCGCAGAGCGCGTCGATCAGGTCGACGGGCACGCCGGTCTGGCCGAACCCTCCGATGGCGACGGACGCTCCGCTGCGGATGCGGGTCAGGGAGTCTGCGGCACTGGGCCGGATCTTGTCGATCATCGGACGGCCACCGGCAGGGCGTCCTGCGCCTGTGACAGCGTCCGCCGGGCGGCTCCGGAGATCATCCCGGTGTCGTTGCCGACCAGGATGAACCGGCAGCCCTGTTCGGCCCGCAAGCGGATCTGCTCCTCGCCCTGGGCCACGGTGCCGACCGGGACGCCCGCGCGGACCGCGGCCTTGATCGACCTGGTCACGGCGTCGTGCACGGCCGGCGAGCCGCCGGGCACCCCGAGGCTCAGCGAGAGGTCACCGGGCCCGATGAACACGGCGTCCACGCCGGGGACGGTGAGGATCGCCTCGATGTCCTCGACCGCCTCCCGCTCCTCGACCATCGCGATCCGTGCGACGTCCTCTTGACCCGCGCGCACGTACTCGGCCGCCCCGCCGCTGATGCTGCCCCACAATCCGGCCCGGGCTGCCAGTCCCATCCCCCGCGTACCGGCGGGGGGGAACAGGAACTGCTTCATCGTCGTCTCCGCCTGCGCGGCGTTGGAGACGTGGGGAACCAGGATCCCGGCCGCTCCCGCGTCGAGGTAGCGCTGGGCGTCGCCGTATCCGTGGTCGGTGATCCGGACCAGCGGCGCGACGTCCATCCGGGAGTAGAGCACCACCAGGGAGTACACGTCGCGGACCGAGAGCAGGGCGTGCTCCGTGTCGATCACGACGAAGTCGAACCCCGCCGTGCCGATGATCTCGGC includes:
- a CDS encoding CoA-transferase subunit beta, whose protein sequence is MTTTQQGLTRAELARRVADDLVDGWCVNVGIGAPLLLPEQTTPGREIVYHSEHGLLGVGPAPQGTPDPDVTDAGKNPVTLLEGAASFDSSLSFAIARGGRLDLCVLGALQVGENGDLANWLVPGGSPGVGGAMDLVAGARRVWVMMTHLDKHGEPKLRKRCSFPLTGPGVVDRVYTDLAVFEFVDGVLTLRECAPGITPDHVAAATEATHTVDLRGGQTA
- a CDS encoding 3-oxoacid CoA-transferase subunit A, with the translated sequence MIDKIRPSAADSLTRIRSGASVAIGGFGQTGVPVDLIDALCDRDVRELHVIANNGGRGLPGERGIGRLLKENRVRRLSCSFPVNPDFFRRYFAGDVEIELVPQGTLAERLRAGGSGLGGFYTPTAAGTMLADGGFVVRYGEGGVAQETLTEKESRVIDGRTYVLEAPLRPDFALVKAHVADRYGNLRFRLGARNFNPLAAMAARTTIVQADHVERGGSLPPDDIHLPGPFVDHVVETTGEPVR
- a CDS encoding aldolase/citrate lyase family protein; translation: MNSLWHRSSTEIVIMFQQLLKSAGPPVVGTFVKIPSLEIAEIIGTAGFDFVVIDTEHALLSVRDVYSLVVLYSRMDVAPLVRITDHGYGDAQRYLDAGAAGILVPHVSNAAQAETTMKQFLFPPAGTRGMGLAARAGLWGSISGGAAEYVRAGQEDVARIAMVEEREAVEDIEAILTVPGVDAVFIGPGDLSLSLGVPGGSPAVHDAVTRSIKAAVRAGVPVGTVAQGEEQIRLRAEQGCRFILVGNDTGMISGAARRTLSQAQDALPVAVR
- a CDS encoding thiolase domain-containing protein; protein product: MTRQVSVRIAGAFEHPLRKIPDRTVPQVIAEVAYGALGDAGLGLADVDGFFCSEVPGLGSIAMADHLGLTDLSYVDVTEAGGASYPMHVGHAAAAVASGKCHVALVAMAGLPLGGGGTTGGARGPEHPYEAGYGITVPAGYALAARRHMHEYGTTSEQLAEIKVAAAHHAQHNPHALLRKPVTIEEVVNSPMISDPLRRLDCCVTTDGGGALVVVSEEVARTLPRRTVKVLGHGETVKHSAIGRIDLTHTGAAVSGPRAFSEARLTPQDVDYVSIYDSFTITVLMSLEDLGFCEKGKGGAFVTDGTLRADGRLPFNTDGGGLCNNHPDSRGGMIRTIEAVRQLRGEAAPEVQVPDCRIALVQGHGGNLGFRTAAATLLLGSEDA